The Armatimonadota bacterium genome window below encodes:
- the tgt gene encoding tRNA guanosine(34) transglycosylase Tgt has translation MIKIKFDILTTDHKTRARRGRLTLNHGAVETPVFMPVGTQGTVKAISQEELTDMGFEIILGNTYHLYLRPGHELIKSLGNLHKFINWNGNILTDSGGFQVFSLEHIRKIGEDGVVFRSYVDGSYHEFTPERVMEIQSALGSDIVMAFDECAPYPCTEDYAREAMVRTHEWAKRSLDSHDSSQAFFGIVQGSVYPELRRQSAEFIASLDTDGIAIGGVSVGEGKELMMNAVDWCVPHLPESKPRYLMGVGTPEDILDAVVRGVDMFDCVLPTRLGRNGSLYTSYGRINIKNNKFIDDFTPVDPDCDCWCCRNYSAAYLRHLYKCDEILASRLATYHNLYFYRTLMINIRQAIEQGCLTEYRKEFLAKYRMHRASVHDEVSRQEPTAKVDHSVRLEY, from the coding sequence ATCATCAAGATCAAATTTGATATATTGACCACCGACCATAAAACGCGCGCGCGGCGCGGTCGGCTCACTCTAAATCACGGCGCTGTCGAGACTCCGGTCTTTATGCCCGTAGGCACGCAGGGGACGGTGAAGGCCATCAGCCAGGAAGAACTCACCGATATGGGCTTTGAGATCATCCTGGGCAATACTTATCACCTGTATCTGCGCCCCGGCCACGAGCTTATCAAGAGCCTCGGCAACCTGCATAAGTTCATCAACTGGAATGGCAATATTCTTACCGACAGCGGCGGGTTTCAAGTGTTCAGTCTGGAGCACATCCGCAAGATCGGCGAAGATGGAGTCGTTTTCAGGAGCTATGTGGACGGCTCGTACCACGAGTTCACGCCTGAGCGCGTGATGGAGATTCAAAGCGCTCTGGGCTCGGATATCGTGATGGCTTTTGACGAGTGCGCTCCGTATCCCTGCACCGAAGATTACGCCCGTGAGGCCATGGTCCGCACGCATGAATGGGCAAAGCGCTCACTCGATAGCCATGATTCCAGTCAGGCGTTTTTTGGGATAGTGCAGGGAAGCGTTTATCCCGAACTCCGGCGCCAGAGCGCAGAGTTTATTGCATCGCTGGATACTGACGGGATCGCCATAGGCGGAGTTTCAGTCGGCGAAGGCAAGGAACTGATGATGAACGCCGTCGACTGGTGCGTGCCCCACCTACCGGAGAGCAAGCCGCGTTACCTGATGGGGGTTGGAACGCCTGAAGATATCCTTGATGCGGTGGTGCGCGGGGTCGATATGTTCGACTGCGTGCTGCCTACCCGTCTCGGGCGCAACGGCTCGCTGTATACATCTTATGGCAGGATCAACATTAAGAATAATAAATTTATAGACGACTTCACGCCGGTCGACCCGGATTGTGACTGCTGGTGCTGCAGGAACTATTCGGCTGCCTACCTGCGTCATTTATATAAGTGCGATGAGATCCTCGCATCGCGCCTTGCGACGTATCACAACCTCTACTTCTACCGGACTTTGATGATAAATATCAGGCAAGCTATAGAACAGGGCTGCCTGACCGAATATAGGAAAGAGTTTCTGGCGAAATATCGCATGCATCGCGCGTCCGTTCACGATGAGGTCAGCCGTCAGGAGCCTACGGCGAAGGTTGATCACTCGGTTCGATTGGAATACTAG
- a CDS encoding protease inhibitor I42 family protein: protein MNAHMAFTIRLLMLFASLTLAVTAAAGDDKQPQPRDTISITTTVPASSTQAIPIAANAGSEFAITLQSNATTGYQWRLGNQPDDRVLKLIGSVYNEPHSRLMGAGGTETWTFQAISKGTTQIILEYARPWEKDVAPVKTQTFAVTVP from the coding sequence ATGAATGCACATATGGCTTTTACCATTCGTTTGCTTATGCTGTTCGCGAGTCTGACGCTTGCTGTGACTGCGGCGGCTGGAGATGACAAACAGCCGCAGCCAAGAGATACGATCTCCATCACCACGACTGTGCCTGCCTCTTCCACGCAAGCAATACCGATTGCGGCAAATGCCGGCAGCGAGTTTGCGATCACTCTGCAATCCAATGCTACCACGGGCTACCAGTGGCGGCTGGGCAATCAACCGGATGACAGGGTATTAAAGCTCATAGGCAGTGTCTATAACGAGCCTCACAGCAGACTGATGGGTGCAGGCGGCACTGAGACATGGACATTTCAAGCCATAAGCAAGGGAACGACTCAGATAATCCTGGAATACGCGCGCCCATGGGAGAAAGACGTTGCGCCGGTAAAGACGCAGACATTCGCCGTAACTGTGCCATGA
- a CDS encoding nucleotidyltransferase family protein, which translates to MSDLKRNVELNTAAIADYCRRRHIKRLSLFGSVLRSDFGPASDVDVLIEFEPGHVPGFAFFEMQDELSELLGRKVDLNTPGFLSHYFRDAVINESELVYVEQ; encoded by the coding sequence ATGAGTGACTTAAAACGTAATGTCGAGCTTAATACAGCAGCCATAGCCGATTACTGTCGGCGTCGCCATATAAAGCGGTTATCGCTTTTTGGCTCGGTGCTTCGTTCTGACTTCGGACCTGCAAGCGATGTGGATGTGCTGATCGAGTTCGAGCCGGGCCACGTGCCGGGGTTTGCGTTTTTCGAAATGCAAGATGAGTTGTCCGAACTTCTCGGCCGCAAGGTGGACCTCAACACTCCAGGTTTCCTGAGTCACTATTTTCGGGATGCCGTGATAAACGAGTCGGAGCTTGTCTATGTTGAGCAGTGA
- a CDS encoding WecB/TagA/CpsF family glycosyltransferase, whose amino-acid sequence MSSPMEESIPFINILGIKVHRINMADALDAIKRFIASGKPHMIVTADASMVARAQDDIDLRDIINKADLITPDGSGIIKGAKILGAPLIERVSGVDLAREICRMSAEDGFSVFFLGAEPGIAEAAADNLAKSYPGMNVAGTHDGYFKPDRDPQIAGLVKESGAQALLVAMGIPRQEKFIKRYMSDMGISVAIGVGGSFDVFSGKVKRAPIWFQNHGLEWAYRLAKDPSKFSKVSVLPKFLMMVYRERLFGGKRAQK is encoded by the coding sequence ATGTCATCACCAATGGAAGAAAGCATTCCCTTCATCAACATTCTCGGCATAAAAGTGCATCGTATCAATATGGCGGACGCATTGGATGCGATTAAACGCTTCATAGCAAGCGGCAAGCCGCACATGATCGTCACTGCGGATGCTTCAATGGTAGCCCGCGCTCAGGATGATATTGATCTCAGAGATATAATTAATAAGGCTGATCTGATTACGCCGGACGGCTCTGGTATAATTAAAGGGGCAAAGATTCTGGGCGCTCCCCTGATAGAGCGGGTAAGCGGAGTTGACCTTGCGCGTGAGATATGCCGGATGTCAGCCGAGGATGGTTTCTCCGTCTTTTTCCTTGGCGCCGAACCCGGCATCGCTGAGGCTGCCGCCGATAATCTTGCAAAATCATACCCGGGGATGAATGTCGCCGGCACGCACGATGGCTATTTCAAACCTGATCGTGACCCCCAGATCGCCGGTCTGGTGAAGGAGTCCGGCGCACAAGCGCTGCTTGTTGCGATGGGAATCCCGAGGCAGGAAAAGTTTATAAAGCGATACATGAGCGATATGGGAATAAGCGTTGCGATAGGGGTCGGCGGATCATTCGATGTGTTCTCCGGCAAGGTGAAACGCGCTCCCATATGGTTTCAAAACCATGGCCTCGAGTGGGCATATCGACTTGCCAAAGACCCGAGCAAGTTCTCAAAAGTGAGTGTGCTGCCCAAGTTCTTGATGATGGTGTATCGGGAGAGGCTGTTTGGCGGCAAGAGAGCGCAAAAATGA
- a CDS encoding ABC transporter permease, producing the protein MKKILGMILLLIGLMAIICVYQYSTTGSVVFFSPVNISNLAQRIGMLGIYTLGMGIVILSGGIDLSVGSVVGLVGVVIAMGYVNYGWSPWLMSLIVLPFCALLGFWHSFLIGRFKLQPFIVTLSSLLLLRGLARGISGGKGITLEHPSFAVIGNNSILGIPIPFLILIGLSLIVGFIMNYTVWGRYLYAIGRNEEAVRYSGIKVNKMRTLAYVMCAVLAGIAGIVEVSYTGDVQPANSGLMYEMWAVAAAVLGGCSMRGGEGTVIGIIVGSALIRLMDNGINLMGIPSDWQWAVIGIIIICGVIADAMHKQRQAKRLKA; encoded by the coding sequence TTGAAGAAAATACTCGGTATGATATTGCTGCTGATAGGGCTGATGGCTATTATATGCGTCTACCAGTATTCTACAACCGGAAGTGTCGTGTTTTTCAGCCCGGTCAATATTTCAAATTTGGCGCAGCGCATCGGCATGCTCGGCATCTATACCCTGGGAATGGGAATAGTGATCCTTTCGGGAGGGATCGATCTGTCGGTCGGCTCCGTTGTGGGACTCGTAGGTGTAGTAATCGCCATGGGCTATGTCAACTACGGCTGGAGCCCATGGCTGATGAGCCTTATAGTGCTGCCGTTTTGTGCGCTGCTGGGGTTCTGGCATTCATTTTTGATTGGGCGTTTCAAGCTGCAGCCTTTTATCGTGACCCTCAGCTCGCTCCTGTTGCTCAGGGGGCTTGCAAGAGGAATTTCAGGAGGTAAGGGGATCACACTCGAGCATCCTTCCTTCGCTGTGATCGGCAATAATTCGATTTTGGGAATACCCATACCTTTTCTTATACTGATAGGATTGTCTTTGATAGTCGGGTTCATTATGAACTACACTGTCTGGGGACGATATCTATACGCTATCGGTCGCAACGAGGAAGCCGTGCGATATTCGGGGATCAAGGTCAACAAAATGCGTACGCTGGCCTACGTTATGTGCGCCGTGCTTGCCGGAATAGCGGGTATAGTCGAGGTATCATACACTGGAGACGTGCAACCTGCAAACAGTGGTCTGATGTATGAAATGTGGGCGGTTGCCGCAGCCGTGCTCGGCGGATGCAGCATGCGCGGCGGCGAGGGCACTGTGATCGGCATTATAGTAGGCTCTGCGCTGATCCGTTTGATGGACAATGGAATCAACCTGATGGGTATTCCGTCGGACTGGCAGTGGGCAGTAATCGGCATAATTATTATCTGCGGTGTTATTGCCGACGCAATGCACAAACAGCGCCAGGCAAAAAGGCTCAAGGCATAA
- a CDS encoding sugar ABC transporter ATP-binding protein: MQRPGKSTTMPNIQQPLLTMKGITKRFPGVLALHNVDLELDQGEILGLIGENGAGKSTLMKILGGDYPADEGEVIFEGCSVQMNDVQDSIALGVSLIHQELCLAPNLDVASNIFLGHEPRRGSFKIVNRKQLYSRADELAGRVGITAALTDLVESLSPGEQQLVEIAKALSYDVRILVLDEPTSSLSPAEADKLFEVMKKLKSEGVAMIYISHRLGEVQEMCDRAVVLRDGCRVGELDKANLTPDEMVKLMVGRNISRFSSDDTERHEGDVVLSVHDLEYVGGKGTVSFDLRAGEILGIAGLVGAGRTELMQALFGVEPKHSGDIYMGGQKVDIKSSTDAVRAGMGFVPEDRKDLGVLLEMSVTENISLAGIGTYNPPFMDRKRELQVAKEHVEALEIKTPSLSQEVQFLSGGNQQKVALSKWLSLDPKVLILDEPTRGIDVGSKSEIYKLIRDLADKGMGVIMVSSEMEEVIGLSDRVLIMHEGRCTGTLDHDQISEENIMQLATGGKAS, translated from the coding sequence ATGCAGAGACCAGGTAAATCAACCACAATGCCAAATATTCAACAACCTCTGTTGACAATGAAGGGAATAACCAAGCGGTTTCCCGGAGTGCTTGCCTTACACAATGTTGATCTTGAACTGGATCAAGGCGAGATACTTGGCCTGATAGGTGAGAACGGCGCCGGTAAGTCAACCTTGATGAAAATCCTGGGCGGCGACTATCCTGCCGATGAGGGCGAAGTAATCTTCGAAGGATGCAGCGTTCAGATGAATGATGTGCAGGACTCGATTGCTCTGGGTGTCTCGCTGATCCACCAGGAACTCTGTCTGGCTCCCAATCTTGATGTCGCATCCAATATTTTCCTCGGCCATGAGCCGCGCAGAGGTTCTTTCAAAATTGTGAATCGCAAGCAACTCTATTCTCGCGCAGACGAACTTGCCGGGCGCGTGGGTATTACCGCTGCCTTAACAGATCTTGTGGAGAGCCTCTCTCCGGGCGAGCAGCAGCTTGTCGAGATTGCAAAAGCGCTCTCATATGACGTGCGCATACTTGTCCTCGACGAGCCGACAAGTTCACTGAGCCCAGCCGAAGCCGACAAGCTCTTTGAGGTCATGAAAAAGCTCAAGAGCGAAGGCGTCGCGATGATCTATATATCGCACCGCCTCGGCGAGGTGCAGGAGATGTGTGATCGGGCAGTGGTGCTGCGCGACGGCTGCCGGGTCGGCGAGCTTGATAAGGCTAACCTGACGCCTGATGAGATGGTAAAGCTGATGGTAGGGCGCAACATTTCCCGCTTTTCCAGTGATGACACCGAGCGGCATGAAGGTGATGTAGTGCTCTCGGTGCATGATTTGGAGTATGTCGGCGGCAAGGGCACTGTCAGCTTCGATCTAAGAGCCGGTGAGATACTTGGAATCGCTGGGCTGGTGGGCGCAGGCCGCACGGAGCTTATGCAGGCTCTGTTCGGTGTCGAGCCGAAGCATTCCGGCGATATCTATATGGGCGGGCAAAAGGTCGATATAAAATCATCGACGGATGCTGTGCGCGCTGGGATGGGTTTTGTGCCTGAAGACCGCAAGGATCTCGGGGTCCTGCTGGAGATGAGTGTCACAGAGAACATATCGCTGGCCGGAATCGGCACATACAACCCGCCGTTTATGGACCGCAAGCGCGAACTTCAGGTAGCAAAGGAACATGTGGAAGCGCTGGAGATAAAGACTCCGTCGCTTTCGCAGGAAGTGCAGTTCCTCTCTGGCGGCAACCAGCAGAAAGTCGCGCTTTCAAAGTGGCTCAGTCTGGACCCGAAAGTCCTGATACTCGATGAGCCGACTCGCGGAATCGATGTAGGAAGCAAGAGCGAAATATATAAATTGATCCGTGATCTGGCAGATAAAGGGATGGGCGTTATTATGGTCTCATCTGAAATGGAAGAGGTAATAGGCCTGTCGGACAGAGTCCTGATAATGCATGAAGGGCGCTGTACCGGCACACTCGATCACGACCAGATTAGTGAAGAAAATATAATGCAATTGGCAACCGGAGGTAAGGCGAGTTGA
- a CDS encoding family 78 glycoside hydrolase catalytic domain, which translates to MLSDMEASWVWPSDHECGPNQYVQFRHEFDLVELIDTAKLIISCDTNYALWINGVFIDCGQYHDFPNHKIYDVLEIGNLKQGKNVLACLVYYQGEGSFQYLKGQPGLIYQLEAGDTTVTSGKDTICRIDPNYKSGEIDKITGQLGYTFEYDAREADNWREPNYTPGTDWSRLSDKDMLSAQNRPLEAIRPIKKLVFKDRIDPRIAAQGAFIRKTSDDTSLAERMQTDYLSPRWVMDKQGNGPLNFMYDSLGDADGQYLVLDLGREESGIFDLDIDAAAGTIVDISWGEHLDDLRVRSYVGGRNFASRYICKEDRQRFTHYFKRLGGRYIQLHLSNMSDNVTIYYAGIIPTEYPIEHRGSFTCSDSLHNRIYQTCARTLHLCMHEHYEDTPWREQALYAMDMRNQALAGYYCFGEYDFPAASIALLGKSLREDGFLEMCAPAQLSITIPVFSLAWVLAAADHYQYSGDIDALRTSYPVAKSILDKRAESIVDGLLPVPCGEQYWQFYDWAYWLDGGERILDKKRYDAPLNLFYILALDAASSLAEAMGDDEAKAAYQSLANRLRSCIHEVFWDSQNGVYQTYTGEGADNDSARDHHCELVQSLAILAGVCSEESAAALRKRLADEDNGLVKTTLSYSLYKFKALLTDPDSYGAYVFDQIKRDWGYMLLSGATSFWETIKGASDFGGAGSMCHGWSGIPAYFYQAYGLGIKPTAPGFAKYDRAPASQVFKSISGTVPTPHGPIMI; encoded by the coding sequence GTGTTATCGGATATGGAAGCAAGCTGGGTATGGCCGTCGGATCATGAGTGCGGCCCTAATCAATATGTGCAGTTTCGGCATGAGTTCGATCTGGTCGAATTAATAGATACGGCTAAGCTCATCATCAGCTGCGATACCAACTATGCATTGTGGATAAACGGAGTCTTCATAGACTGCGGTCAGTATCATGACTTTCCCAATCATAAGATTTACGATGTCCTCGAAATTGGCAATCTAAAACAGGGCAAAAATGTGCTCGCATGCCTTGTCTATTATCAGGGCGAGGGCAGTTTTCAGTATCTCAAAGGCCAGCCTGGTCTCATATATCAGCTCGAAGCCGGTGATACTACCGTCACGAGCGGCAAAGACACAATCTGCAGGATCGACCCGAACTACAAAAGCGGGGAGATAGATAAAATCACAGGTCAGCTCGGCTATACCTTCGAGTATGACGCCAGAGAGGCAGACAATTGGCGAGAGCCTAATTATACGCCCGGAACTGACTGGAGCCGCTTATCCGATAAAGACATGCTCAGCGCTCAAAACCGTCCGCTTGAAGCCATCCGTCCCATCAAAAAGCTTGTCTTCAAAGATAGAATAGACCCTCGCATCGCTGCCCAGGGAGCCTTTATCAGAAAGACCAGTGATGACACTTCGCTGGCAGAGCGAATGCAGACAGACTACCTGTCACCAAGGTGGGTAATGGACAAGCAGGGCAACGGCCCGCTCAATTTCATGTATGACAGCCTTGGTGACGCGGACGGCCAGTATCTGGTCTTGGACCTCGGCAGGGAAGAGTCAGGCATTTTTGATCTGGATATCGATGCTGCAGCCGGGACAATCGTAGATATCTCCTGGGGGGAGCACCTCGACGACCTGAGAGTGCGCTCGTATGTCGGCGGCAGGAACTTTGCCTCCAGGTATATCTGCAAAGAAGACCGCCAGAGGTTCACGCATTACTTCAAGCGTTTGGGCGGTAGATATATTCAGCTTCACCTAAGCAATATGTCTGACAATGTCACAATCTATTATGCCGGAATTATCCCGACAGAATATCCGATAGAGCATAGAGGCAGCTTCACCTGCTCCGATAGTCTACACAACAGGATATACCAGACCTGCGCGCGCACGCTGCACCTGTGTATGCATGAGCATTATGAGGACACACCCTGGCGTGAGCAGGCTCTATATGCCATGGACATGCGTAACCAGGCTCTGGCAGGTTACTATTGTTTCGGTGAATATGACTTTCCTGCCGCTTCCATTGCTCTTCTCGGAAAGAGTCTGAGGGAAGACGGTTTTCTGGAGATGTGCGCGCCTGCACAACTATCTATTACCATTCCCGTTTTCAGTCTTGCATGGGTCCTGGCTGCTGCAGATCATTATCAATACAGCGGAGATATAGATGCGCTGCGCACTTCATATCCCGTAGCAAAGTCTATACTTGATAAACGGGCTGAGTCTATAGTTGATGGGCTACTGCCAGTGCCATGCGGCGAGCAGTACTGGCAGTTCTATGACTGGGCTTACTGGCTTGACGGCGGCGAGAGGATATTGGACAAAAAACGCTATGATGCCCCACTCAACCTATTCTATATACTTGCCCTCGATGCTGCTTCATCACTGGCTGAAGCTATGGGAGACGACGAGGCAAAGGCTGCCTACCAATCACTCGCAAATAGATTGAGGAGTTGCATCCACGAAGTATTTTGGGACTCTCAAAACGGCGTCTATCAGACATATACAGGCGAGGGTGCGGATAATGACAGCGCTAGAGACCACCATTGTGAATTAGTACAGTCACTTGCAATCCTGGCCGGAGTGTGTTCTGAAGAATCCGCTGCTGCGCTGCGTAAAAGACTGGCCGATGAAGATAACGGCCTGGTGAAAACTACCCTCAGCTACAGTCTCTACAAGTTCAAGGCGCTGCTTACCGACCCGGACTCATATGGCGCATATGTCTTCGACCAGATAAAGCGTGACTGGGGTTACATGCTCCTAAGTGGCGCGACGAGCTTTTGGGAGACCATAAAAGGCGCCTCCGATTTTGGCGGCGCGGGCAGCATGTGCCACGGCTGGTCCGGTATACCGGCCTATTTCTACCAGGCGTATGGTCTCGGCATCAAACCGACTGCACCGGGGTTTGCAAAATATGATCGGGCCCCCGCCTCACAGGTATTCAAGAGCATTTCTGGAACAGTGCCTACTCCACATGGACCGATAATGATTTAG
- the carB gene encoding carbamoyl-phosphate synthase large subunit — MPKRTDIRKILVIGSGPVVIGEGGAFDYMAAQACRALKEEGCEIVMANSNPSTVTTDPNLADKTYIEPLTCDSITKIIEIEKPDALLASIGGRSALNLALALEHEGVLASHHVSMIGTDVNVLSKCEDLSVASSAGAAFSIGKNAHSMEEGMQIIRQIKFPAILRPAGVAGGAGSAVTYNLEEFGEMLAFALKTSPVRQVLIEKPYIGWKSIEFEVLRDSSGRAVTAAGMESIDPTGVHSGDSTMVYPIQTLGSEQIEKLSELSKKIADASGVAGSMSIGFAVEPTSGEIVVLDVDPIATRFTALASKAAGIPVAKISAKLALGIGLDEIMVADKPCSEFVPPSDYVAVKMSRFDFDKFPGADTTLSTSMKSVGEAMAFGRNFKEALQKAVRSLETGHQGMGADEKGVCPSADQINEALARPNPERLSFIRCAVAAGMTDDEIREIAKVDSYFISQIRELVEFEKKLAGKSLVGVPSETLLESKQLGYSDAQLAVLLETDEEQVRTRRKVLGIRSGYDVIGSMCFSTYDPKDNCTPTSSGKKVIIIGGGPNRIGQGIDFDYCRAHASLALTAAGYESIIINSNPEALSTDPDISGKIYFEPLTSENVLSIVEREKPLGVVIAFGGRAASKLSADLSKAGVNILGTSLQSMQRASKGEVIGKLGLKQTQSCIVTSQAEALKCAHEIGYPALARGNDAVRIVYDDIDMAAFSQEIGDIAPEKPLVITKFAESAIKVDAIAVSDAEDAVVCGIMEHIEQAGVHSGDSASSLPPYSLTQETIEEIKRQTRLIAVELGIRGLMSAQFAIKDGEIYVLGINPQACRMVPFVCKATGADWAGVATMIALGKSLKEQGVSEVEPRRVCVKEAVFPFTRFPGVDVVLGPEMKSTGEVMGINESFGAAYIKAEIAAGQLLPDKGTVFMSVADADKSEAIEIARKLNELGFEIVATRGTAKAFKSAGLSVRTVYKIGEGRPDATDLIKNEEIDLIINTPSGKKPRQHEVTIRSVVVARGIPIITTIAGAKATIFGMETVRKHHSSVRSMQEYK, encoded by the coding sequence ATGCCCAAGAGAACTGATATCAGAAAAATACTTGTCATAGGCAGCGGACCCGTCGTGATCGGTGAAGGCGGCGCGTTTGATTATATGGCTGCGCAGGCCTGCCGCGCTCTTAAAGAAGAGGGATGTGAGATTGTTATGGCAAACTCCAATCCATCGACCGTCACTACAGACCCGAATCTTGCCGACAAGACATATATAGAACCGCTCACTTGCGATTCTATTACAAAGATAATCGAGATCGAAAAGCCCGATGCGCTGCTGGCAAGCATAGGTGGGCGCAGCGCACTCAACCTCGCATTGGCTCTTGAACATGAAGGAGTGCTAGCGAGCCATCATGTGAGTATGATCGGCACAGATGTAAATGTGCTCTCAAAGTGCGAGGACCTGTCTGTGGCAAGCTCCGCAGGTGCCGCCTTTTCCATCGGCAAGAACGCACACTCGATGGAAGAGGGCATGCAGATCATAAGGCAGATCAAGTTCCCTGCGATCCTTAGGCCGGCGGGTGTCGCCGGTGGAGCGGGCAGCGCCGTCACGTATAATCTGGAAGAGTTCGGCGAGATGCTCGCGTTTGCTCTCAAGACAAGTCCTGTGCGCCAGGTGCTGATCGAAAAGCCTTATATCGGCTGGAAGAGTATTGAGTTTGAAGTTTTGCGCGACTCATCGGGTCGCGCTGTTACAGCAGCGGGCATGGAGAGTATAGACCCGACAGGTGTTCATTCCGGTGACAGCACAATGGTCTATCCTATCCAGACACTGGGCAGCGAACAGATAGAAAAACTCTCAGAGCTTTCTAAAAAGATTGCTGACGCATCCGGCGTAGCAGGTTCTATGAGCATAGGTTTTGCAGTTGAGCCGACTAGTGGAGAGATCGTGGTCCTGGATGTCGACCCGATTGCGACCAGATTCACTGCTTTGGCCAGCAAGGCCGCAGGTATTCCAGTGGCAAAGATATCGGCTAAGCTGGCGCTGGGAATCGGACTTGACGAGATTATGGTTGCTGATAAGCCTTGTTCCGAGTTTGTGCCGCCGAGTGATTACGTCGCAGTTAAAATGAGCAGGTTCGACTTTGATAAATTCCCCGGCGCGGACACCACTCTAAGCACGTCCATGAAATCTGTCGGTGAAGCGATGGCATTCGGCAGAAACTTCAAAGAGGCCCTGCAAAAGGCAGTCAGGTCTCTGGAAACCGGCCATCAAGGCATGGGTGCGGATGAAAAAGGCGTATGTCCCAGCGCAGATCAGATAAATGAAGCGCTTGCTCGTCCTAACCCCGAAAGGCTCTCCTTCATAAGATGTGCCGTTGCAGCCGGTATGACGGATGATGAAATTCGCGAGATTGCCAAAGTAGACTCGTACTTCATCAGCCAGATACGGGAGTTAGTAGAGTTTGAGAAGAAGCTGGCAGGCAAGTCGCTGGTAGGAGTGCCGTCTGAAACGCTGCTTGAGTCAAAGCAGCTTGGTTACTCCGACGCGCAGCTTGCCGTGCTTCTTGAAACCGACGAGGAGCAGGTCCGCACGCGCAGAAAAGTCCTGGGCATTCGCAGCGGTTACGATGTTATTGGCAGCATGTGTTTTTCCACATACGACCCGAAAGACAATTGCACTCCAACTTCGTCTGGCAAGAAAGTCATCATCATCGGCGGCGGGCCAAACAGGATAGGGCAAGGGATAGATTTCGACTACTGCCGGGCGCATGCTTCTCTGGCTCTGACCGCGGCGGGATACGAGAGCATTATAATAAACTCAAACCCTGAGGCTCTCTCCACCGATCCCGACATATCCGGCAAGATATATTTTGAGCCTCTCACAAGCGAGAACGTGCTTAGTATAGTTGAGCGTGAGAAGCCTCTAGGTGTAGTTATTGCGTTCGGAGGCAGGGCAGCGTCTAAACTTAGCGCCGATCTTTCAAAAGCGGGAGTGAACATACTCGGGACATCTCTCCAAAGCATGCAGCGCGCCTCAAAAGGTGAGGTCATCGGCAAATTGGGTCTCAAGCAGACCCAATCCTGCATTGTAACTTCCCAGGCGGAGGCTTTGAAGTGTGCTCACGAAATCGGCTACCCCGCTCTCGCAAGGGGCAATGACGCTGTGCGGATTGTCTACGATGACATCGATATGGCTGCGTTTTCCCAGGAAATCGGAGATATAGCGCCCGAGAAGCCGCTTGTAATTACAAAGTTTGCCGAGAGTGCGATCAAAGTCGACGCGATTGCAGTCTCAGATGCTGAAGATGCGGTAGTATGTGGCATAATGGAGCACATAGAGCAGGCCGGCGTCCATTCAGGCGACAGCGCTTCTTCTTTACCTCCTTACAGCCTTACGCAAGAGACAATTGAAGAAATAAAACGCCAGACACGGCTCATCGCGGTGGAGTTGGGCATTCGCGGACTTATGAGCGCCCAGTTCGCAATCAAAGACGGTGAAATCTATGTCCTTGGCATCAATCCTCAGGCTTGCCGGATGGTGCCTTTTGTATGCAAGGCCACAGGTGCAGACTGGGCAGGCGTTGCCACAATGATTGCGTTGGGCAAATCGTTGAAGGAGCAGGGCGTATCCGAAGTCGAACCGAGACGGGTCTGCGTAAAGGAAGCAGTGTTCCCGTTCACTAGGTTCCCGGGAGTCGATGTAGTGCTCGGCCCGGAGATGAAGTCCACGGGTGAAGTGATGGGCATCAACGAAAGCTTCGGGGCGGCATACATCAAAGCCGAAATAGCCGCAGGACAGCTCTTACCCGATAAAGGCACTGTATTTATGAGTGTTGCCGACGCGGACAAGAGTGAAGCTATTGAAATAGCGCGCAAACTCAATGAACTCGGGTTTGAGATTGTGGCAACCCGCGGCACTGCTAAAGCGTTCAAATCTGCCGGGCTGTCTGTCCGTACGGTCTATAAGATTGGCGAGGGACGCCCGGACGCCACAGACCTCATCAAAAACGAAGAGATAGACCTGATTATCAACACTCCCAGCGGCAAAAAGCCCAGACAGCATGAGGTCACGATCAGGAGCGTGGTTGTTGCACGGGGAATCCCGATCATCACTACAATCGCCGGAGCAAAGGCGACTATCTTCGGCATGGAGACCGTCCGTAAACATCACTCCAGTGTGCGAAGCATGCAGGAATATAAGTAA